A region of the Aethina tumida isolate Nest 87 chromosome 3, icAetTumi1.1, whole genome shotgun sequence genome:
TTTGTTCCGTCAGTTAGAATTTCCTAGCTGCCAGTAATAAAGGTTTACATTAATGGAGTTTTGAGCACGCAATGATATTACTCAACTTGCATAATCcaattaatttgcatttagtgacgaattgaaattttcttaGGCACATTGCTGCAAGGTAAGAAAATTAGTGAGCACAGGAATTAACACATAGGATGAATTTTATACACGCCAGTTCCTGAGCTTGTACATTGTGGAAAGTGTATTAGACGGAATATTCGGCGTGTTACTTAATTTAGGTGGAAAAACTAGTTTTACTAGTAAAATGGATAATTTTCAGTTGACACTCCAGTtttcgttaaatttaaaaaaaaaaacaacaagtgaaaaatacaaattttgtttcagaCGAAATGTTAACTTTttgtatcattttatattttatctgcttaattttacatatgtggatgtattttattattatccatcataaaatccataaaactaattgaatttCAACATTCTCACTAAATGTACATTTcggaaacaattttaaattaatttagcacATTTTACGCTTACTTCATATAAttcctaataaaaatttatttacctaaactaaatattatgaaatattctgGAAATAACttctcaaatttataattttaatttcgcaTATTTCATCATACTCGtagaaaagttataaaaatctatcaaatatttaacttgtcggtaaaagtaattttaatttatatttttattttaatttatattttgtaaataaattttgtttgatttaaaatgaatatgatataaaactgacacattaataaatattaaatttgactttttcatcaatgaaatatttttttcttaggatacgaaataaataattttaaaacgccAAACAAAATTGCTATGtaatacagtaaaatattttcaaaatgatgaattgataaaagaaaaactgaaaGCTTGTGcggacattaaaaatataatgatcaaAATGCATATCTATTAAGGGACATGGAGTGAAGTTAAAactaaaagctttaaaatgttGCCCAAGTAAAACACTCAATAGTTAATACAcctatgttaattaatatgttacagacatgttaattattttttgtgtttaactacttaaattttatttacatttttattatgtaacaaaaacattagaatttaattattttttagtaaaattttgtcataaagGATTTAAATCATCTTTTatgtactaataaatattactgatttaatttataaattaatataaataataatttgtttatttgtttaagaatACTTTGCTGTTTTGTATtctcaacatttattttttaatttcaactttggttattattaatatattttttcatttttaagaaattaaatattaaaattatttaaatgctaatctaattattaagatatatattttttattatgttaaaaaacattaaattttaactatttattaatataattttgttacaaacgatttaataaatgacttaaatcattttgttaaaaactaatattaaataattagttatttaattaataacttgacataaataaatattaagttgtttcatttatgtaataatattttttcttgttttgcatacttaataatttaaaaatttaggtaAGTTTTGGTTGTTCTTAAATTGTTCTTGATTTCCAAGAaactagatattaaaattattatactacttatgttattattaaactactatatatttaatttgaaaatgcaACTGATATGTTTcacgtttaattaataatgttactaGTTTTGCTATGTATTGCTGTTTtgtctaatttaatatatctagCGCATTGAACTCACCGGCGGAACTTTCGGCGAAGCAGAAGAACACAAAGAGAATGGCCAGCGTGGAGAACCTCAAGGAAGTCGACATTATGGTGCTGTTTTCGTGCACAATAGATATTAAAACCGATAAAACAAAATCTGTTACTAAACAGTGGTGGTTACTTGTTGCGCTCCTATCAGTGGAGTAAGCGCAACAGTGTCTTCGCCTAAACTATAACGGGACACTGTGCATCAACGGCTTTTATAGACAACATTTCGTAACGCCCCTACGCCGACACAAAACGCCAACATATTCTTTGTGTAGGGACGGGGTGAAAAATTAAGCactgtaaaaattttctaaacatgCTAATCTATCgttaaatgaacattttaatttgcaaaatgtcacattttaataaaattgtcctGCACATTAAtccaacaatataaaatatttctaagaaCCTAAATTTCACTCCAATTAGCAATAAAATCTCCTAAAATTTACTAGCAGTTGCTAAAgaagatgttaaaaaaataatttactacaaataaaataattttttatttgtatcaaCTCGGATATTTGGAACACATGgatgcgcattcgccataatTTTAACCGtattgtactttttatttttctacatattatatatttttatgattccataataatatagaatacaaaatacatatacttatgaaatatttggtgctattttaatacaagtaaatatataaaaacaaaaattaaatatttattattaattaagtgtgGATTCAttcgttattttaattttgtttgttttatataaatacatatattagtAAACATACacatatgtttatattaaaaacactttattaataatatgatttttgtgttttaaaacatttatttattttataatttcaatattagtaaaatcgattttatctaatttgaattttcagttaaaaaagcatatgaaaataatacagTTTTATCTTGCTTATTTTCAGattgttttctttaaaaatcatgttatttttcaatacaCAAAGACACCAAGGTATTATTTTTGGACTAAAATGAACTGCGTTTATGCATATATATAAgagaatatgaatttttacaaacgtgaccaaataaaataaataagcattgaaaaaaatacatcaataCTCAGTTTGTGagaacaaaaatttgaaacaaaacaaaaagcaTCAAAGCTCTTAAACATTTGCACgtgaaaaaagaataaatattattttaatttttggtgtttataaactgtatattatttttaagcattttaagttgtaaaattatttaattattgtgaaagttaaattgaataaaatttacagttttttattataaatgaactgtttactaaattattttactttgtaataatagcAATGTACCATTTTCAATTATCCAAAATATTCAAGATagagtataataataaagtagaaaataattttgacataCCTGACACATAATCTGTTAGATAAAGTATTATCAAAAGGGTAGCAATTTTAACCTCTGATGAAAATTCGGATTTTCTGAAACACATTCTCAAACTGGgacgacaattgaaaaattttgcaATAAGATGTAATTAAATCGTTTGACGTTTTATCACTTTGGAACCGATTACGGAGAGTAATCGCAACAGAGTCGTTTTATGAACTATTGAGGATATCAATGTATCGCCGTGCTTTTATAGGTACGAGATATGGAATTTGCAACGTCCGCCTCCGACGCCAATAACCCGGGCTAAGGGTGTGATCGTATTCTGATAAGAagatattacataaataattgtgcAATAggaattagaattttaattggacttttaacaaaaaacgaaattaaatttagaagaaaatattaattaatatatacaataactTGATTCCAtgcagttttaaatattgtgaaaatttgtttgaattttgatttatttataattaaaacaatatttaaaatagtttatttcctTTTCTAAATATTGGAATTCAACAATCacacctaaaaatatttggtgtgattatttatttatgtcttatgtaattttaatgcaCAATTATCATATCatgcatataataaattttaataacgttttcgggtagttttataattaattgatcaacctattactttttaacttatacgtttttcattaaattggatttatattttgaatatttggagCAGTTAAtcatagattaaaatattgtaatagtaAAGACAGACCAAATACTTCTGTACCAATATTTGTTATGTTATcccataaaatcaattttgtttgaCATTTGGTCTTATTTTAttctagatatttatttattgaattgagAAATTGTCTCGTGTGGATTATATGTTTGCTGAGTATAAAAGATTATATCGTAAATTTCGATTAGGATAAAAGTAGTTTTCTGGTTTTATACGTATTGTCTCATAATTCAATCGACTATGCAATATTCTGAGTATATGTGATAAtctataatttagtattttttattttttttattctttattaaatttatgtgtatgtatttaaagtacttgattaaattaaataaaaatcagtgTTGAAAACGAATTGTTGTACCagtattaactaataaaaactaaaaagtaaaaggtaataaaatgtaatattaggGACTGGCACTATTTATTgaccaaaaaattattgaaatgatCAAAGTGCCTAAAATAATCTCTACTGCTGTAActcgattatttttaattgtattgaaaGAATTTATGTCGCGTTGAATCTCATCGGAACTGCCATCATTTTTGGACACCataagtaaaataacaaactggaaaaacaaatttgtttgacCCAAAAGTagtaaagtaaaaaagtaaaaaaataaataataatatgattttcGTGTTCAGCGCCTAAAATTACCCTACGATAAATGTATgtgttattaaacatatatacaaataaattataaaatagttataaaaaagaataataaatacgtGAGGTTATTAGTAAATCTCTGTTATCACAATTATTAAGAATACAACGGGTGGTGGGCCAAATTTATAACCCACAAAGGGAAATAAGTAATTGTGGGTAATGtaagtaacatatttatacaGAACACGGATAaatgaatcaattaatttaaaaaataaaaactaaaaaaatttctcatttaaaataaaagatctttatatatagtaatatttagtattaaacattaatacaaagaaatttgattttctataatgttaagttttcaattggcgcatccaccataatattaaaatataaattaaaatagaatattttttaattttctttcagcAACTAACTGTAAATTTACAGTAACGTCATAAAATCTCTCCCTCCTCACCAAAAACTAtgcaaaatatcatttacttctgaattgttaattggattaaaataattatcaggaAGTGGATTTCTAGGTTCTCAATATATAGACAGTAAGTCATCATTATTGGAACAATGTTTTTTCTGTCGTGATGAAAATGTATCATAagctgttaaaaaaattataatagtgtGTTTCAAAGACCCAAAgaaccaaataaatattactaagaATTTACAGCTAAATTAGTCAATTGTTtcctgtattataaaaaaaatctaataaaatcaattgataaaataatgaatcaatcatgaaatcaaattaaagcCAAAAAAGGGAGTGTAATAAGAAAGTAGATGTggatttatacatattatatattatatatactttcTACTAAGAATGTTAAGTTCTGATTTCGATTTACTCAGGATCATGTTTATTAGATCGTGTAGAagtcatttatattatattatattatttatttattctatttaaaaatgtttttatacccGCTGTAAAATACGATGATGGTTTAATTATGGTATGGGGATACCTCTTCACTTCAAACGTAGATCCTTCAACATGTCGAAGAAAATATACCATAGAGAAATGTTGCCAAGTTGATAATCAATTTCGATATAGAAATTATGTCAAACAGACATAAAATAGTTATgtccaaatatttaacatcataagaaattattttattaataaataaacataacatttaaaacagttcattttttataatagattCTACATATTGTTATAGAAAATACTGTGAAGTTTGGTTTATGGCGTTGGAATTTGTAGCTAGTAAATAAGCTGaacgttatattttattacgacTGCCTACCATTAGAAGATGAACTGCAcgctgttaatttaataatattaggaCGACGAGCCGGAAATATAAGATTCTCTCAGTGtgttaaaaccttaaattattacaacatctaaaattaaagacggggttaaatattagataaattttaaattaaaacatatttttacgtTGACTTTTTATAGTTACATGTCCTGGGTAAATGTTTTAGGGCTGTAATTTTTCACTTTCAGCCCAACAGAGAAACAGCATGACCtctatattacttttataaaacagCTATGACCCGTGTTAATTGTCTTAAAATAGAGTACGATgtttaataatgtttcataaatgaatattaattgatgtcAAAGTTCAGTCAGAAAGCgccttaaatattttgtagtataaactggataaataatgtaaaaacatgtaaaagttatttatacctgttgtatgttttttataaaaacaaaaaacattacttattcaataatgtaataaaagaattcctatatacaataaatgatatttagaatgaaatattaaacaagtaGTGAGCACGCATTTCGCATTTGGGCACACATAGTTGCGGATTAATgagacaataaaaatgatgacCACATAAAAGTACGCAAACTTTAGGCTTAAAATCGTGTCATGAATTTGGAACTGACCGATATAGAGACATCACTATATCAATAAAGCGTAATGAGCCAAGTCATAggataatttaaacagttatgtCCAGTCAATTGTAACGTATTTCACGAACTTTCTCCCCGTTTTATTGTGCAAGCTGCGTCAGGCATGGGTTATTCCATAATCAAGTTTAAATCACAATCAGGAATACCGTAGAACCCAAATGTTCCATCCTGTTAGATGCAATCACAATACGTACTTTTGGAACAGTACTAAATGACTCAATATGGTCTCATTAACAACTAAAAAGTTAGTGATGAGTGAAACTTGTATATACGTTATGTCCTAATAAAATCATTCTCTCCGATCTTCTGCACTATTAAATGAACTTGATGCTAAAACAGAAAAGgactttaatgttttatttttaacctaaTGCGCAGATATAGAAAGATATGTTTTCATGCGCTCACACTCAAAATCAATGGAAGTGCCCGATTGTCATAACTATTGATGGACTGAGGTGCGTTCAATCCTGAAATATGAGCGTCCATTTGATTAAAAGACCGTGAAATTCGATGTGTAAATCCTACTCCTGTTTTTCtatttcagtaaataaatatgcaataaaCCGCAGTATTCCGACTTACAGTCGATTTACCCTTGAGTTTTATTGTTGTCTGTAGGCACTTTTCATATTTCTTCAATGACGTCCACGTACGGGATTTAAAACCTTCGGGACAAAAGTTGACGATTTGATGTCGATATCTATTTAAATTGGGTTTATTTCGGATAATACCGAATTGCGGATTTACGAGGTAATGTTCttgaaaaattactatttttgataactgggctataaacattttaacgtttaattttgaactCATGAAtacaatgtattatttatgatttttttttgatatacaGTATCTAAGGTGTTCTAAAAGGCTATTACATACGATTTGGATGTAATGTAGgactaaaacataaaaaatctttcttttatattccataaaaattacattatttcatataaattctattttctcCATCAAAGAGACAAGCACTACATCAACATTACGGGTTGTCCGTTCATAAAAGAGCAAAATAAAGTATTCGCTCTTTCAAAGACTACCCAATTTTAACGATTTCTTCAGAGTAATTATTGATCTAATatactaagaactaaaaaaatagaaacttcatctcaataataaaaattaattggaaagcTTATATCTATTgcaatttagtatatatacagttacaaataatacttttctttcgtaatatattttgtatagttCTTATCAACATTTGTctgaataattcatttataagaaattccactaagttgaaatataatttgccTCAGtgttacaaaattatgaaatatccaGATTCTAAAGTTAACAACTCAATTGTGAactatttactaatatttgttCTTGACATTTTACTATTTTGCATAACTAAGGgagtttaaacaataaatgaattatttctcACATTgtcaaatttgtattattcattagaatatttttatatattataactgTACCACTAGattgatttaaacaaaattcgtTTGTGAACACCAATATTGGCATTAATTGCAatgattattttcttattcattaaataaaaaatattaataagtaataccTAAATTATTCTTCAAGTCAACGATAACTGAGattcagaattttaaaaatatataaagtagtaagaaaatattaaatatattaaaaatatgagctgtactacttgaattggatgtcagtacctataatgttttttttctgttattgttatttcaactatgcaactattaaatttaatgtatattttataaagtttctaCTTgctattacttttatatttttcaatggaaaaaattatagcaacttctTACTTTATGGTTTTTCATTGTTCTTTTTACTTCAAGCTTAAATACAGTTTTCTGTAATACTAAAGAAATTCTATAaatggataattcgaatgccataaaacgtaaaaaaatttaatttataaaaaatgatggtttTTGCttggaaaaaatttgttatatccaCAGTGTACAATGGTGGCTTTTCAATTAtgttatggaaatgtttcaatGCTATTTCTGACATAGGACTctttagactgatttatgtacaggaGAAACGACaccaaacacaaatccaaaatagTGGCGGGTTGGTTAAAAGATCAACCAAGTTTTGTCTTGCCTACAGACATTACATGAGGAtcatttataaccaaattcgacataaaaattttactaatttaaattaactcctcaattcaagaagcttgaaggAATATATACTTGGCAAATaggcaaaaattataaaacaaaaaggatattatacagtgttaatgttaaattaattaacacagatttaatcattaaaaatcgatgtgaaaatttaaaatccattttaaaattaaagtttctcTATTTATATTCAGCCCAATtaagagaaataaatatatgtaacatataATAAGAATGTGGTAGAACTactctatatttaaattatttatataatttgtcaattgttgaatttttttgcCATTTGTTTTGCACATAACCTAAAAAAACATAAcctatatataaataagtccAACTTAACAAAATTCTGTGCATATACTTGTATTTAAATGCGTAAAAATGGATGATACGTTGTCCGCCTTTGCGGATGAGTTTGAAAATGATTTCACGGAAGAAAGTATTGTGGTATAGACTATAAGTTGTAAGTTTAAGCTTAATATGTTGATATTTAGGCACCTCATCGAAGAATGAAGGTCCAGAACAGAGCAACACAAAAGTGTCAAACAAAATGTATACACTCCTGGTTAATCCGAAACAACGTGGAAATCCTTTATTGAAGTCTGTGACTAATGTTCCTTGGGAGTTCGATGATATTGTACCAGATTATCAAATGGGGGCAACCACTTGTGCACTATTCTTATCACTAAAATATCACAATTTAAATCCAGATTATATTCATGATAGGTTAAAGAAATTGGGAAAATCCTATCAACTTAGAGTTTTATTAGTTCAAGTAAGTACTTATTACATGatgctcaaaaaataattttttaataaattgcaggTTGACATCAAGGAACCACatcatgttttaaaaaatctcaCTCGCATTTGCATTTTGGCAGATTTAACATTGATATTAGCATGGAGTCCTGAAGAGGCtggtaaaattatagaaacttacaaaatatatgaaaacaaaCCAAGAGAGGGATTAATGGAAAAAAGTGAGAACTCTCCATACTTGAATGTATTTATTCTAACTCTGAATCagttcattttcaaaatgtttacttttttaGCTTGTCACAGCTCTAACATCCATCAAGagagtaaataaaacagaTGCTATGACTTTAATTAGGAGATTTAAGACTTTAAAGGGCATAATTGAAGCTAAGGAGTCTGAGTTGGCTGAGTGTCCAGGATTGGGGCCaattaaagctaaaaaattatatcaaacatTGCATGAAAATTTTtgcaaaaaatcataatttttgtaattgtttatttcatttctttatattatagttatttattaatatatttttattgtataatgctggattttatttaaagaagttttaataaacattgaaatcttctgcataaattaaacaaaattgcataaataatagaaatttgtgACATTTCACAGTGCTAAATGAAAGATAAATCAAGCATAAACCTAATAAAATGTGTCCAAAGTCCCACAAtgcgttttataaatataaaatatataaaaagtaaaacaaacttaaaatattaaccatCCAGAGttgcaaatattcaaatgatcaaaataaaacaaattgaaaatatttttaaatgtatataatataggAAATGCAAATTGTCATCTTCAAaagagtatataaaaataattaataagcatTTCTGGGTATATTTTTTACGTAAATACTTCTCAtgcaataaattgtatttcaattgtaatttaaaagtacgatataaaaattttatatattttaaaacaacaaaattattaagcgCCATCTGTGAAATGTAATATGACTCTTTACCTGGGATATCTGTTATATCAACTGTGCTGGAGacttttgtttttagtttatgtCAGTGTGACGTTTCAGCGCCCTCTTTAGAATTCCTTCTAGCCGAAAGACACATTGTAAGTGCATCATCCATTAAttcttaagtaaaaatatttaagtttattagttaatttacaaaatacgtAGGTAAGAATACGAcccaacaatttattattattaatcaacagttttatattaaaataattgtagatTTTTATCGATGTTGTCGGATACAAGAGTTGGGTCGCATTTGTAGGTTATTGTTGACATCTTCCTGTAACTGCAAAAAAGTTCCTTTGATTTATCAACAACTTATTGGGTTTCAGGTTGCAATGGCgccaagaaaaggaaaagtACAGAAAGAAGAAGTTCAAGTGTCCCTTGGACCACAAGTTCGTGAAGGCGAAATTGTATTTGGTGTAGCCCACATCTTCGCCAGTTTCAACGATACTTTCGTACACGTTACCGATTTGTCTGGAAGAGAAACCATTTCCAGAGTTACTGGTGGAATGAAAGTGAAAGCAGACAGAGATGAAGCTTCTCCCTATGCTGCTATGTTGGCTGCTCAGGTGAGTTACTAGTTTGTTTTGGTTTCActcaaattgtaattaatagatCATATaaagcttaattattttaatcagtgtAACCTTAGTGGTAGTGCGTTTTTAgagttttattatgtatattttgtttttcccactatttttattatgcacATGTTAAATTTGCTAAACACTTGATTAAGGTGTTTACAACGCCtc
Encoded here:
- the LOC109597018 gene encoding 40S ribosomal protein S14a encodes the protein MAPRKGKVQKEEVQVSLGPQVREGEIVFGVAHIFASFNDTFVHVTDLSGRETISRVTGGMKVKADRDEASPYAAMLAAQDVAEKCKTLGITALHIKLRATGGNKTKTPGPGAQSALRALARSNMKIGRIEDVTPIPSDSTRRKGGRRGRRL
- the LOC109597039 gene encoding DNA excision repair protein ERCC-1 — encoded protein: MDDTLSAFADEFENDFTEESTSSKNEGPEQSNTKVSNKMYTLLVNPKQRGNPLLKSVTNVPWEFDDIVPDYQMGATTCALFLSLKYHNLNPDYIHDRLKKLGKSYQLRVLLVQVDIKEPHHVLKNLTRICILADLTLILAWSPEEAGKIIETYKIYENKPREGLMEKSENSPYLNLVTALTSIKRVNKTDAMTLIRRFKTLKGIIEAKESELAECPGLGPIKAKKLYQTLHENFCKKS